ACCCGGACAGCTTCTCGTGAACTTAAAAACATCGCAATAATGACGCCAGTAACAATAATAATGGCATACCAATAAATGGCTATCCCAAAAATTTCAAAAGCGACGCGATCAACTACTGCTAACATGAAAAAACTCCTATTCAATTAAATTATTACTACTGTAAACGACTTGTTTTCCCCAGTCTCATTAACTATCAGAATTTTCTTCAATCAGCTGACTTAAGCGTTGTTCAAAAGTTTTCGTTGCATCATACCCCATCGCCTTCGCCCGAAAATTCATCGCTGCAACTTCTACAATAATCGCCACATTTCGTCCTGTTTTTACTGGGATTTTAATTTGAGGTACATCTACTTCAGCAATTTGAATAGTTGTAGATGCTGAACCAAGGCGATCATAAGTTTTTTCTTTTGACCAACCTTCTAAATAAACAGCCAATTGTACTTGCATACTTCCGCGAACCGCACTCGCACCGAATAAATTCATGACATCGATAATCCCAATGCCGCGAATTTCAATTAAATGTTGTAAAATTCTTGGTGGTTCTCCCACAAGGGTCAATTCATCTTGCTGATAAACATCAACGCGATCATCTGCAATTAGCCGATGTCCTCTTTTAATTAATTCTAATGCGGTTTCACTTTTCCCGATACCACTATCACCTTGAATTAAAACACCTAAACCATAAACATCGACTAATACACCATGGACACTAGTTCGCGGGGCTAATAGACTACTTAAGTAGGTCGACATTTCGC
The DNA window shown above is from Enterococcus montenegrensis and carries:
- the hprK gene encoding HPr(Ser) kinase/phosphatase; this translates as MAEVVKVIQMVEKLNLEVVTGSEKALNRLIKTADISRPGLELTGYFNYYSYDRLQLFGSKEITFAERMMPEERLMVLRRMCNEETPAFIVSRGLPIPKEMTDACEEFDIAILRSPISTSRLLGEMSTYLSSLLAPRTSVHGVLVDVYGLGVLIQGDSGIGKSETALELIKRGHRLIADDRVDVYQQDELTLVGEPPRILQHLIEIRGIGIIDVMNLFGASAVRGSMQVQLAVYLEGWSKEKTYDRLGSASTTIQIAEVDVPQIKIPVKTGRNVAIIVEVAAMNFRAKAMGYDATKTFEQRLSQLIEENSDS